The DNA region CGTCGGAGCGCGCCGTGCTCTCCGTGGCGTCGTCGACGTACCACGCGGTCCGGTCCCGGCCCAGAGGCACCCGGCGGAGTCGCAGGCGCAGCCCACGATGGGTCAGCTCGCCGCCGTCGTCGCGCATCGCCGCGTCCAGCCCACCGACCCCGCTCACCGCGACGACCTGTCCGACCACGAGCTCCGGCAGCAACCGACGCGCCGTGGCGTCGATGTGTCGCACCACCGCGGTGGCGTCGCAGATCACCAGTCCTTCGCGGAAGTTGTCCATCGCGGCGGCCATCTCGAACCCGGGCCCCGCCGCGGGCGCGACAGCGGGTGCCGTGGGGCGGTCCGCGGGCGGCGCACCGGCGTCGGACGGATCGGACCCCCCGGCCACGGTCGCCGGCTCGGGTGTGGATGTCCGCCCGTCGCCCGAATCCCAGTTCGTGACGTCGGCGGTGCTCACCAGCCCAGGCCCCACTCCTCGTATCGATCGTCGACTCCGGGACGACACCCAGCGTCACTGCCCGTGCCCCACCCTACGCGGCGGCTGGCGAAGCGCCACCCGAGCGTGCGGCCGAGCACGCTGGCGCGGACGGGTCTACCCTGTAGCTGAGCCGGGCCCGACCTGCCGCAGATCAGACGACGGAGGCGGACACCGGCGCGAGGAGACGACGACCGGACCGCCACGTCCGGCGGCAGAACGAAACGCCACTGACGGCGCAGAAGGGGTGATTCTCCGGTGTGGGGTGGCGGATCGGACACCACAGCGGCCCCACTCGTCGTGACCACGGACACGAACGCGCCGCAGGACGCCGTACTACGTCTCGCCGGCGACCTCGACTTCCAGACAGCCGCCCTGGTACACCAGCAGGTCGACCTGGCCCTCGCCGCACGACCGGCTCAGCTGGTCCTGGACCTGCGTGGGCTCACCTTCATCGACAGTACCGGCCTCGCGGCGATCGTGTACGCCTGGCGTGTCGCCCAGGAGCAGCAGGCGACAGTACGGTTGCACGAGGTTCCTGCCTTCCTCGCCAGCGTGCTGGACATCACCGGCGTCGGTGAGCTGCTGGCGCGGCCGCTGCCCGAGGCGGCCGACCCGGATGCCAGCACGGCGTGAGCGACACGGCG from Solwaraspora sp. WMMD791 includes:
- a CDS encoding STAS domain-containing protein, with the translated sequence MTTDTNAPQDAVLRLAGDLDFQTAALVHQQVDLALAARPAQLVLDLRGLTFIDSTGLAAIVYAWRVAQEQQATVRLHEVPAFLASVLDITGVGELLARPLPEAADPDASTA